Within Cellulophaga sp. L1A9, the genomic segment GTTCCATCAACATCTAAGCTAATGCACGTATTTACAAAGTTCATATCTAAAAGACTAGCCATAATTCCAGGAACCATTCCTCCATTGTAATCAATAGATTCTCTTCCAGCAATTACTAAATCATATGCTCCTTCTTTAACGATGTTAGCCAATTGTTGTGCAACAAAAAAACCATCTGTAGGTACTGCGTTTACACGTATAGCTTCATCTGCGCCAATGGCAAGAGCTTTTCGCATTGTTGGTTCTACTGTTGCATCTCCAACGGTAACAATATGTACCGTAGCACTTTGTTTTTCTTTAAACCACATGGCTCTAGTTAAGCCAAACTCATCATTAGGGTTAATTACAAATTGAACACCAGCAGTGTCAAATTTTGTATCGTTATCCGTAAAGTTTATTTTAGACGTAGTGTCTGGAACATTACTTATACAAACTAATATTTTCATTATTTATGGAATTTTATGTTTCTAAAGAATGCTAAGATAGCCAATATTTTTCAAATTTACTATGCGTGCATAGTAAATTTTATAACTTTTTTTGCGAAATACAACGTTTATTATGACGGATAATTTCCTATTTTTGCTATCCTTTTGGGAATACAATTATAAAGAAACGCCGTTTTAATGAAAACAATACAATTTAGAGAAGCTATTTGTGAGGCAATGTCCGAAGAAATGAGAAGAGATGAATCCATCTATTTAATGGGTGAAGAAGTCGCTGAGTACAACGGAGCTTACAAAGCCTCAAAAGGAATGCTTGATGAATTTGGTGCAGACCGAGTAATTGACACTCCTATATCCGAACTTGGTTTTGCAGGAATTGGAGTTGGCTCTGCAATGAATGGAAACAGACCTATCATTGAATTTATGACGTTCAACTTTGCATTAGTAGGGATTGATCAAATTATAAACAATGCTGCGAAGATTCGTCAAATGTCTGGAGGTCAGTTTAATTGTCCTATAGTTTTTAGAGGACCTACGGGCTCTGCAGGTCAATTAGGTGCAACGCATTCACAGGCTTTTGAAAGCTGGTTTGCAAACTGTCCTGGGTTAAAAGTTGTGGTTCCTTCGAATCCAGCGGATGCTAAAGGATTACTAAAAGCAGCAATACGTGATAACGATCCAGTGATTTTTATGGAATCGGAACAAATGTATGGCGATAAAGCGGAGGTGCCTGAAGGAGAATATTTAATTCCATTAGGTGTTGCTGATATTAAAAGAGAAGGTACAGACGTTACTATTATTTCTTTTGGTAAAATTATCAAGGAAGCTTACAAAGCTGCAGATGAGTTGCAGAAAGAAGGTATTAGTTGTGAGATTATTGACTTACGTACCGTGAAGCCTTTAGATTATGAAGCAATTCTTAAATCTGTAAAGAAAACAAATAGAGTAGTAATTCTTGAAGAAGCATGGCCTTATGGTAATGTTGCATCAGAAATTATATATCATATTCAATCCAATGCATTTGACTTTTTAGATGCTCCAATTGAAAAAATTAATACAGCTGATACGCCAGCACCTTATTCTCCAGTTTTATTGGCAGAATGGTTGCCAAATTATACGGATGTAATTAAATCAGTAAAGAAAGTATTATATAAATAAAATATATTTTGTAAGATTAAAGTAGCTTTACTGACTAACCCGGTCGGTAAAGCTTTTTTGGTTTTTTTGTATAACATAGTGTAATTGTAGCACCCCATCTTTTAATGAAAAAATTACTTCTATTTTTCTTCTCGCTATATTCATTTGCATTGCTAGCTCAAACAAAAGTTAGTGGTGTCGTAATTGATGAAATGGGTATTCCTGTTGCTTTTGCAAATATAATTTTCAAAGGATCTTCGGAGGGTACAATCACCAACGACGATGGAGTTTTTTATATGGAATCGGACAATACCTATGAGACACTTCAAGTGTCTTTCGTGGGATATGAAACCAAGGATATATTTTTGGATAAGAAGGTAAACTACGAAATGAAGGTCGTACTTGTGGAAGGCGGAGAGCAGCTAAGAGAGGTTGTTATTTATTTTGGGAAACAATCAAAAAAGAATAATCCGGCAATAGACATTCTTCGAAAAATTTGGGAACGTAAGCGTAGTAATGGAGTAAAGCATTACAAGCAATACAATTATGATAAATATGAAAAAGTAGAATTCGATTTAAATACAATTGATAGTGCGCTCATTAAAAGTAAAATATTTAAAGGCTTAGAATTTGTTTTTCAAGATCTCGATACTTCAAGAATTACAGGGAAAACGTATTTACCTATCTTTTTAAATGAAACGTTTTCTAAAGTTTATGGTGATAATTTAAAAGGTGAAGAAAAAGAAGAGTTGTTGGGGACCAAGAATTCAGGTTTTAGCAACAATCAAGCATTAACTGCATTTGTTGAAGATTTATATTCCGATTATGATATCTATAATAATTATTTAAAGTTTTTTGATAAAAGTTTTACCAGCCCATTATCTAAAACAGGTATAGATGTATACAATTACGTATTAGCCGATAGTAGTTTTATTGATAATAAGTGGTGTTATAATATTATTTACTATCCAAGAAGGAAGAATGAATTGACTTTTAAAGGGAACTTTTGGGTGAATGATTCTACCTATGCGATCAAGAAAATAAATTTAGAAGTAACAAAAAGTGCAAATATAAACTGGGTAAAAGAAATTTATATAGAGCAAGATTTTGAGGTACTTAATGATTCGGTTTTTCTTTTGAAAAGAGATTACATGTTAAGTGATTTTAGTTTAAATAAGAAAGAGGAATCTAAGGGAGTCTATGGAAAGCGTACCACTGTTTACAACAATTATGTTTTTGATCAATATAAGGATCCCAAGTTTTATAAAAATCTATCCAATCAGTTTAACTCAGGAATTGTAGAACGGGATACTACCTTTTGGAAAAATAATAGACTAGAAGCTCTTAATAAAGACGAATCTGGAGTCTATAAGTTGTTGGATACGCTAAAGACAGTGCCTAAATTTAAAAGTTTTTACAATATAGCAAGTATATTAGGCTCAGGGTATGTTGAGATTGATAAATGGAACTTAGATATCGGAGATGTATATAGTACTTTTGGATATAATGATGCTGAAGGTATTCGGGTTCGTGCAGGTGCGCGTACCTATTTTGGACAAAACGATCCTTGGCGAATTGAAGCGTATACAGCCTATGGTTTTGATGATCATAAATTTAAACACGGTATTTCAGGTAAGTTTTTATTGGATAAGAAGTCGCGTTTAATTATTTCAGGTGGGAATAGGCGAGATATTGAGCAATTAGGTTTAAGCCTTACGGCGACTACAGATGTTTTAGGGAGGAGTGCGGCCTCATCTTCACTATTTTCGGTGGGTTCTAATGATCGTTTGACAAATATAAATCTATCTACTTTTCAGGTGGAAGCAGAGCCTTTACATAATTTTGTTTTTAGAGTAGGTGGTTCTTTGCGTACTTTGAGTTCTGCATTGCCAGGTGCGTTTAGTTTAGATTACTTAGATCCTGAATCTGCAACTGGGATTTCTTCAGAATTAAAGCAGTTTGATTTTAATACCACTTTAATATATACTCCGGGAAAAAGAACCATTGGGTATGGCGTAGAGCGAAGAAAGATTAATGATAATTATAGTACCTTGTTTTTGACCTATACTAAAGGGGTAAAAGACTTTTTAGAGAGTGATTTTGATTACGAGAAAATTCAATTTTCTTATACCCAACCGTGGCAAATTGGAGGCTTTGGTAGGTTGTTGAGTACTGTTGAATTAGGTAAAACCTTTGGGGAAGTTCCTTTAGGTTTATTGAATGTTATTCCAGGAAATCAGACCTTATTCTCTATTTATGGGACTTTTCCTAACCTTGATTTTTATGAGTTTGTGACAGATACTTATGCTTCCGTGCATTTAGAGCAAAATTTTAACGGTCGTTTATTTTCTAGAATTCCAATAATAAAAAAGTGGAATTTAAGAGAGATAGTTGGCTTAAGAGGAGTTTGGGGGGATCTTTCCGATGGAAATATCTTAATAAATAGTCCTACAAACATTCCTTTGCAAGCGCCAAGCGATAATATGTATTGGGAATATTCATTCGGGGTAGGTAATATATTTAAGATTTTAAGAATTGATTTTAATTTTAGAGGAAATTATTTAGACAGTCCAGAGGCAAGGCCTTTTAGTGTAACTGGATCATTTGGCTTTAATTTCTAATTAAAAATTATAAATTTACTACACCGTTTTCGTAATACAATACCTGACATTCTCTACTAAAACCTTAGATATTTCAATCAATATTCAGGGTAAAATAAATTATTCAAGTATCTTTGTATACAAATCACAGTATTATTATGAGCGAAAATTTAGAAATAACTTTCGATGTTCTAATCGAAATTCCAAAAGGAAGTAGAAATAAATACGAATACGACTTTACATTACACAAAATAAGATTTGATAGAATGCTTTTTTCATCAATGATGTATCCTGGTGATTATGGATTCATTCCAGAAACTCTTGCGTTGGATAGTGATCCATTAGATGTACTAGTTTTAGGTCATGAGCCAACATATCCTATGGTGGTTATGGAAGTTAGGCCAATTGGCGTATTTCATATGACTGATGAAAAAGGACCAGATGAAAAAATCATTTGTGTACCAGTTTCAGATCCTATCTGGGGAAATAATCATGACATTAGTGATCTTAATCCACACAGGTTAAAAGAAATTGAACACTTTTTTAGAGTCTATAAAGATTTAGAAAAGAAAAAAGTTGATGTTGGTGGTTGGGGAGACGCAAAAGAAGCTATTGAAATTTATGAGCAATGTGTAGAGCGTTACGATGAAAGTGATCATAAAAAGAAACGCACTTTTACGATATAATATTCTATTTTAATACAATTAAAAAAAGTCATGCCATTAAAAAGCATGACTTTTTTTGTTATGTTTAAATTTTATGCGTTTTTTTGAGAAATAATTAATAATTAACGGACTAATTTATGAAATCAATGATAATCTATATGCCAATAGTAATGGCGATCATAGGCTTACTTTATATGCTTATCAAGAAATCGTGGGTATTAAAGCAAGATGCAGGAGATGGGAAGATGAAAGAAATCTCAGACCATATTTATGAAGGCGCCCTTGCTTTTTTAAATGCAGAGTACAAGCTTTTGGCAATTTTTGTAGTAGTGGTTAGTGTGTTGCTTTCTATTGTTTCTTTTATTGTGCCAACAACGCACTGGTTAATTGTAATAGCGTTTATTTTTGGAGCTATATT encodes:
- a CDS encoding inorganic diphosphatase, yielding MSENLEITFDVLIEIPKGSRNKYEYDFTLHKIRFDRMLFSSMMYPGDYGFIPETLALDSDPLDVLVLGHEPTYPMVVMEVRPIGVFHMTDEKGPDEKIICVPVSDPIWGNNHDISDLNPHRLKEIEHFFRVYKDLEKKKVDVGGWGDAKEAIEIYEQCVERYDESDHKKKRTFTI
- a CDS encoding DUF5686 family protein, producing MKKLLLFFFSLYSFALLAQTKVSGVVIDEMGIPVAFANIIFKGSSEGTITNDDGVFYMESDNTYETLQVSFVGYETKDIFLDKKVNYEMKVVLVEGGEQLREVVIYFGKQSKKNNPAIDILRKIWERKRSNGVKHYKQYNYDKYEKVEFDLNTIDSALIKSKIFKGLEFVFQDLDTSRITGKTYLPIFLNETFSKVYGDNLKGEEKEELLGTKNSGFSNNQALTAFVEDLYSDYDIYNNYLKFFDKSFTSPLSKTGIDVYNYVLADSSFIDNKWCYNIIYYPRRKNELTFKGNFWVNDSTYAIKKINLEVTKSANINWVKEIYIEQDFEVLNDSVFLLKRDYMLSDFSLNKKEESKGVYGKRTTVYNNYVFDQYKDPKFYKNLSNQFNSGIVERDTTFWKNNRLEALNKDESGVYKLLDTLKTVPKFKSFYNIASILGSGYVEIDKWNLDIGDVYSTFGYNDAEGIRVRAGARTYFGQNDPWRIEAYTAYGFDDHKFKHGISGKFLLDKKSRLIISGGNRRDIEQLGLSLTATTDVLGRSAASSSLFSVGSNDRLTNINLSTFQVEAEPLHNFVFRVGGSLRTLSSALPGAFSLDYLDPESATGISSELKQFDFNTTLIYTPGKRTIGYGVERRKINDNYSTLFLTYTKGVKDFLESDFDYEKIQFSYTQPWQIGGFGRLLSTVELGKTFGEVPLGLLNVIPGNQTLFSIYGTFPNLDFYEFVTDTYASVHLEQNFNGRLFSRIPIIKKWNLREIVGLRGVWGDLSDGNILINSPTNIPLQAPSDNMYWEYSFGVGNIFKILRIDFNFRGNYLDSPEARPFSVTGSFGFNF
- a CDS encoding pyruvate dehydrogenase complex E1 component subunit beta — its product is MKTIQFREAICEAMSEEMRRDESIYLMGEEVAEYNGAYKASKGMLDEFGADRVIDTPISELGFAGIGVGSAMNGNRPIIEFMTFNFALVGIDQIINNAAKIRQMSGGQFNCPIVFRGPTGSAGQLGATHSQAFESWFANCPGLKVVVPSNPADAKGLLKAAIRDNDPVIFMESEQMYGDKAEVPEGEYLIPLGVADIKREGTDVTIISFGKIIKEAYKAADELQKEGISCEIIDLRTVKPLDYEAILKSVKKTNRVVILEEAWPYGNVASEIIYHIQSNAFDFLDAPIEKINTADTPAPYSPVLLAEWLPNYTDVIKSVKKVLYK
- a CDS encoding electron transfer flavoprotein subunit beta/FixA family protein; protein product: MKILVCISNVPDTTSKINFTDNDTKFDTAGVQFVINPNDEFGLTRAMWFKEKQSATVHIVTVGDATVEPTMRKALAIGADEAIRVNAVPTDGFFVAQQLANIVKEGAYDLVIAGRESIDYNGGMVPGIMASLLDMNFVNTCISLDVDGTSATALREIDGGKEKLATSLPLIIGGQKGLVEESDLRIPNMRGIMMARQKKLTVIEPVDAINATQDTKFTKPAAKGAVKLATSVDELINLLHNEAKVI